Proteins co-encoded in one Pseudomonas beijingensis genomic window:
- a CDS encoding chemotaxis protein CheW, whose protein sequence is MHEHRASHLTGLLLPLADRHLILPNVAVAELIDYQSSAFDLDTPPWFLGWVSWRERQIPLLSFESACGQKTVMGERVRIVVLNALGGRPELRFIALLVQGIPRSCKLDSQLSYVDVPLCGLEQAAVQVGEHVAKVPDLLALEELVVAAGLVQHHKP, encoded by the coding sequence ATGCATGAACATCGCGCCAGCCACCTCACCGGGTTGCTGCTGCCCCTGGCCGACCGGCATCTGATCCTGCCCAACGTGGCGGTGGCCGAACTGATCGACTACCAAAGCAGCGCCTTCGATCTGGACACGCCGCCGTGGTTCCTGGGCTGGGTGAGCTGGCGCGAACGGCAGATCCCGCTACTGAGCTTCGAGTCGGCCTGCGGCCAGAAAACCGTGATGGGCGAGCGCGTGCGCATCGTCGTGCTCAATGCCCTGGGCGGGCGGCCGGAGTTACGCTTCATCGCCCTGCTGGTGCAAGGCATCCCGCGCTCCTGCAAGCTCGACAGCCAGTTGAGCTACGTCGACGTGCCGCTGTGCGGGTTGGAGCAGGCGGCGGTACAGGTGGGTGAACATGTGGCGAAAGTGCCGGATCTGCTGGCGTTGGAGGAGTTGGTGGTGGCGGCGGGGTTGGTTCAGCACCACAAACCCTGA